The DNA region CACGAACAGCTTCTGGGCGCCCAGCCGGGACTCGACGACGACCCGATCGGCATCCGCGACAGAAAGGCCCGGTCCGAACTCCTGATAGCCGCGCACCGCCGACCAGATGTAGGTCCACCACGTCCAGCGCTGCCACGCCGGCTGCTTCGCACTCACGACCTCCCCGGTTTCGGGGTTGGTCCAGCTGGAGCGCTCGTGAAGCATGTCGACGTGGGCCGCCGCGGCATCCGAATGCGCCTTGTCGGCGAACACCGCATCGCGAAGATAAGCCGACGTCCGGTCGAACCGGGCTGCCATCGCCTCCGGGCCTTCGGTGGTCATCGAGACGCGCTCGAAGTGCGTCATCATTCCCGCCTCGAGCATCTGCAGGAATATGGCGTTCTTGGCACCCAGCGCCGAACCGGGATCCGAGAAGACCCGCCACGAGACACTGTCGGGGCCGTAATAGCCGTCATCAGCGCGTGGTGCGTCGGCGAGCGAGCGGCTCGGGTAGACGTCCGTCATTGCATGTTCCCCTTTCGGAACGACCACCCGGCGCCCCTGCGCCATTCGACCTCGACCTCGCACGGTGCGTCATCGGGCCTGGTGCGTCGTTTCGAACCTATCGGTCCGGAAGGACCCCGAAAGACCGTGCTCCTTCCGCGACATTCCGGAGATTCATCCTGTTACATGGCGAAAGGGGCATTGGGTGGACAGGTATAGTCGGTCGCCCGTATTCCGCACGATCCGGAGGGGAACCCGCATGGCAGCTCGTGTTCGTTCACTCACCCCTGGCGAGCTGACCCCCGATCAGCGGGAGCTCTACGAGACGATCACCGGCGGACCGCGCGCCGCGGGCACCCAGCACTTCGCCCTCACGGCGGCCGACGGATCGCTGCGCGGCCCGTTCGACCTGATGCTCCGCTCCCCCGCCGTCGGCACCGCCCAGCAGGAGCTCGGTGCCGCCATCCGCTATCGCACCCGACTCAGCGACCGGATGCGGGAGCTGGCGATCCTGCTGGTCGCAGCCCACGCGGACAGCGCCTTCGAGCGGGAGTCACATGAAGCGATTGCGCGCGCGATCGGCTTCACCGACGACGAACTCGCCGCGATCCGTGCGCTGGACGTGTCGGGATTCACCGCCGCCGAGGGTGTCGTCGGCCGCGCGACCGTCGCGCTGCTGGCCGGCGACCTTCCGCAGGACGCGTGGGATGAGGCGTCCGCCGTCATCGGCGAGGACGGCATCTTCGAACTCACCGCTCTGGTCGGGTACTACTCCACACTTGCACTGCAGCTGCGGGTGTTCCGGGTGGGATGAGGCGAAGCGGCCGCGCAACACCGGGTGCCCGAGATCGCGCGGCGCGCCTGCGCAGATCCTTGCCCCGGTGAAAGGACGAGCGTAAAATCAGCGTAGGTCGCCCCCGGACCCTGGCCGACTCCACACAGAGTGGGGAGCAGCCGATGAACTTGTCCGAGGTGCTGACAGGCAAAAACCCGATGGCGCCGGCTCCGGCGAAGCCGCTTCGCCGTCCCGCTTCGACGTCGTGGGTGGAGGTGGAGCCAGGCTCCTACGTCGCCCGCCGATCCGGTGCGCTGCTGGGGGCTGTGGTCCTCACGGGGACGGGGTCATTCGTCGCGGTCGACCGCGACTCGAACGGCATCGGGCGGTACGGCACGCTCACGGTGGCACAGCGCGCGGTCATCTCATCAGCCGCGCGCTGATGAGCGCTCCTCGCCCGTCCACCCGGCATCGTACGCGTCAAACCCCTTAGTGCCTCGAGATCAGCTGTACCAGCCCCTCCAGGCGAAGCTGCGGGACCTCTAGCGTTGAAGAATGGCACCCGACGAGCAGCAGCTTGATGACCTCTACACCGGCCCCATCGACCTGGCCGCAGTGAACGCGTCAGACGGTGAAGGCCCGGATCCGGAGACGCCCGAGATCAGCTACGACGAGCAGCGCTATCCCGCGAGACCCCGACGGCTGCGCCCGCGTGACCACCTTCGCGGCAGCAGCGTGCGCCGGATCAGGACGGACCCGCGCACGGCGAACGGCACCAACCCGTCGTACGTCGAGTGGCTGGTGCGCCAGGCGATGCTCAAAGACGCCGACGTGCTGGCGCGTCAGCTGTCCGGGCAGCCCACGATGTGGCGCAACGCCTACGCTCGTCCCGACGCGCGACGCGCGATCGCGACGACCGATGTGTGGTTCACGGCCTACCCGATCTCGCTCATCACCCGGCCGGGGCAGTCGTTCCTGGCGGCGCTGGGCGATGAGGAGTTGTGGACCACCTTCGAACGCATCGGGATCACGGCGGTGCACACCGGTCCGGTGAAACGCGCCGGGGGCATCGACGGATGGGTGGAGACCCCGAGCGTCGACGGTCATTTCGATCGCATCAGCACGCAGATCGATCCGGCGTTCGGCACCGACGACGAGTTCCGCGCGTTGTGCGACGTCGCCGATGCCCACGGCGGGAGCATCATCGACGACATCGTGCCGGGGCACACCGGCAAGGGCGCGGACTTCCGACTTGCCGAGATGGGGTACAAAGACTACCCGGGGATCTATCACATGATCGAGATCCCGCCGGAGGACTGGTCGCTCCTTCCGGAGGTGCCGGCCGGCGCCGACAGCGTGAATCTCGACCCTGAGACAGAGCACGACCTCGCCGAGCACGGCTACATCATCGGTGCCCTCCAACGCGTCATCTTCTACACGCCCGGCGTGAAGGAGACGAACTGGAGCGCGACGGCTGCCGTCACCGGTCCCGACGGCGTCACTCGACGGTGGGTCTACCTCCACTACTTCAAGCAGGGGCAGCCGTCGATCAACTGGCTCGATCCGACCTTCGCGGGAATGCGGCTGGTCATCGGCGACGCCCTGCACTCGCTCGGCGAGCTCGGCACCACTGCGCTGCGCCTGGACGCGAACGGCTTCCTCGGCGTCGAGAAGAGCGCCGAAGGGCTTCCCGCGTGGTCGGAGGGACACCCGCTCTCTCATGCGGCGAACCACATCATCGCCGGAATGGTGCGCAAAGTGGGCGGCTTCACCTTCCAGGAGCTCAACCTCACGATCGAGGACATCCGGGACACCGGGGCGGTCGGAGCAGATCTCTCCTACGACTTCATCGGACGCCCCGGCTACCATCACGCCCTCGCGACCGGGCAGACCGAATTCCTCCGTCTCGCCCTGACCACCTCGCTTCGCCTCGGCGTGCAGCCCGTGCAGCTGGTCCACGGGCTGCAGAACCACGACGAGCTCACCTACGAACTCGTGCACTGGGCGAGCAGCCGCAGTGACAGTTCCTTCCAGTTCCGCGGGCGTGAGATCTCAGGCGGTCAGCTCGCCGAGGAGGTACGCGCCGACCTCACCGAAAGCCTCACCGGCACCGCCGACTACAACCGAGTCTTCACCCAGAACGGCATCGCCTGCACCTCGGCCTCGCTGATCGCGGCCACACGAGGATTCGGTCACCTGGACGACATCTCAGAGGACGACATCCCCGCCATCCGCGACGCGCATCTGCTGCTGTGCGCCGCGAACGCCTGGCAGCCCGGCGTCTTCGCGCTCTCGGGCTGGGATCTGACCGGCATGCTCACCGTCCCGGCCCCCGAGGTCGCCGATCTCATCGCGGCCGGCGATACCCGATGGATCGAGCGGGGAGCTCACGACCTGCTCGACGTCGACCCGGAGGCGACGCGATCCGCGGAGGGCATGCCGCGCGCACGCGCGCTGTACGGCCCGCTGCCGGCACAGCTGGAGGACCCCGCCTCGTTCGCCTCCCGCCTCGCCGGCATCCTGCGCCTGCGGCGGGAGTACGGCATCGCGACGGCGTCGCAGGTGGACATCCCGGACGTGGCGCACGCCGGCATGCTGGTGCTCGTCCACCGCATCGACGACGGGGACCCGCACATCGACGCCCCGATCCAGGTGACCGTACTGAACTTCTCGCAGGTTCCGACCGAAGGCACAGTCCGCTCCGAACGGCTCGTGCCCGGAAGCGACGTCGTGGATGCGGCATCCGGAGACAAGGTCGGCAGCGTCGATGACCTGCGCAGCTTCTCGGTCTCACTCCCGGCCTACGGAGCGATGTTCCTCATGCTCCGGCCTGCCGAGCCCGTTTCCGATCACCCCGGCGCCGAGTAAGCCCGCCCCGGCGGGCGCCGGTCGACCGCCTCAGGCCAGCGTGGCGTCGATGCCCGCCAGCGGGACCGGCAGCCAGTCGGGGCGGTTGCGGGCCTCGTAGATCGATTCGTAGACCGCTTTGTCGAGCACGAGCGCGTTCAGGAGCACCGGATCGAGCTCGACGGAGTCCGCGGCACCGGCGTATGCGTCCACGAACGCTGCCTGGCACGCGGCGGCCCAGTCCTTCGCATCCGCTCCGCCGCCCACGGCGCTCGCGTAGTCGAAGGATCGCAGCATCCCGGCCACGTCTCGAGGAGGCAGGTCGGGGATCGCACGCTCCTCCATGGGGCGAAGCGGCTCGCCTTCGAAATCGACGATGCGCCACCCGCCGCCGGGAACCGACAGCACCTGCCCGAGATGCAGGTCGCCGTGGATGCGCTGCAGGCGCGGCCACCGGCGCTCCAGTGCGGCGCGGTACACCGCGTCGATCGCAGGAAGCCGCTCCGCGACGGCAGGCACTTCGGCGGCCGCGATCGCGAGCCGCTGCCGCCAGGAGGCGCCCGTCGAGGCCACCTCGTCCGGGCCGGCAACCGCCGTCTCGAGCGACGCGGCGAGCGCGGCGTGCACTCCGGCCACGGCGGTTCCGAGCTCTCGGGCCTCCTCGGTGAAATCCCGCCGGATGCGCGCGGCCTCCAGTGCCACCGCCCACCCGTCCCGCACGCCCCGGAGGAACTCCTGCGCGAATGCCAGGGTGCCGCACGCGACGCCGGATTCGCGGCCGACATCGGGCCACTCGGCGTCCAGGTCGCCGAAGAATCGCGGCACGTACGGCGAGCCCGCGTTGCTCAGCACCCGCTGCACCGTGACGTCGGGATTCTCCCCGTGATGAAGGGCGCGGAAGAGCTTGAGGATGATGGTCTGCTCCCCGTCCTCATCGAAGACGATCGACGTGTTGGACTGCTCCCCGGTGAGCGTGCGGAAGCCCGTCACCCGGCTGATGTCCAGTCCCATCTGTGCCAGCATCCCGAGGGCGAATTCGGGATGCCGTGTCGCATCGACCAGATAGCCGGCGTCGTCCCGGCAGATGACCGCGCTCGGGTCGACGGGCTCCACGGACAGCGCCAGGGGCACGTGGTATAGGGCCGGCGCTGTGCCGCCGTCGTCCATGACCAGGTAGCGGATGGCCCCGGGGACGGTTTGGGCGTCCAGGATCCGGAATCGAGGAGCGTGACTCTTGCCCGCGTACCACCGCTGCTGCGCCACCCAGGCGCCGAGATCGTCCGTGAAATGCACACCCCACTGTGACCCGGATGGGCTCGGGAAGAAAGGGGTGGACGGCGGAACCGCAAGAGCGTAGGGGCGCTCCGGCCGACCTACCAGACGGCGCCGCCGCCGACGGAGATGCCGCCCCAGGTGAGCGCGATGAAGATGCCTGCGAACACCACGGGCGCGATGCCCTGGCCGCTGCGTGCGAGGCCTTTCAGGAGGGCGATCACGGCCAGGATCGCGGCGACGATGGACAGGGCACCGCCGAGGATCAGACCGATGAACAGCGGGATGGGCATGAGCACGAGACCGGCCAGCGCGATCCAGAAGGCGGCCCAGGCTGTCGGATTGGAGCGGCGTTCGACGGAAGAGGACATGCGCCTATCATCTCGCGTTCGCAGTCCACCGCTGGCATGCCGCAGTCGGCGAGAGGAGGGGCACGATCCACGTGAGGACGCAGACTGTCCCGCGGTAGGACCGGTTTGCTTTGGCCGTGCAAACCATGGTCGGATGTGCGGATGATGGCTGTTGCGGCTTGGGTGGGAGTCCTCGCTGGTGCTGTCGTTTTCTACCTGTCGATGAGGGTCGTTCGTCGCGCGAACGCCCGACGACGGCTTCCCTACTGGCGCAATCCGGAGGTCACGCCTGGTGCAGCGATTGGACTGCGAGCCGTCGGGGTCTTCATCGCGGGCCTCTCTGCGAGCCTTCTCGCCCCGACGATCGGGTATTGGTCGGTCGCTGTCCTGACGGCGGCGCTACTGCCTGCCCTTCTCACCATCCCGTTGCACAACCGCCGCGTGTCGGTGGGCGACTAGCCCAGAGTCGTCGCGCGTTCGGCAGTGGCCGCAGCGCGTTCGAGGCGCAGGGCGATGGGTGCGCGTCCGTCCGGTTGAGGTGCCCGGACATACGTTCACGCGGATCCCATTCCCTGAGCGCAGCAACTACATCTCAGGGTGGAGCCCGATACCTCCCCCGGCGGACGCGCCTCGAGGCGTCACGCCGGAAGCTGGTGTCATGCCCGCTCACCGTGCCGCAAAGTCATTCCTCGCCCTCGCCACCGCCGTCGTGGCTCTCCTTGCAGTTCCGGCCTGTTCCGTGGTCGATGAGATCGCCTACCAGCGGCACTCGACATCGTTCGAAGATGTTTCCCAGATGAACGAAGACGGAGCCCTCCAGCTGAAATGGATGCCGTCGGACGCGACATCCATCCGCCTCGTCGAATCGACGCGCGAGGGCGCGACGGACGCCACCGTCCTGGTCGATAGCGCGTCAGATCTCGATCCTGCGGTCTGCGCACCCGTCGATCGCCAGTCGGCGCCGTCCCTCTCGATCGCAGGAGCCCCCGACGTGTACGCCGTCGACACCGTCTACGCGTGCGGCAAATGGACGATCGTTCCCACCCGGGGTGGCTGGTATGGCTGGACGCCGAACGCCCCTGGCGAGGAGGTCCAGACGCCCTCGCCCTGACACAGCACGCGCGGCGCGAGGCCCCGCCTCGCCGGAATGAACGAACGTCCGGTGGAGTGCGCGCCCCGCGCGCCGATCCAGCACGCGAACGGGCCACGTCTGCGGGAGTTCGATACGCCGGCAGCCGTGTCAGTCGAGATGGTGGGCAAGGGCACTGAGGATGCCGCGCATGCCTGCTTCGCGTTGCGGACCGTCAGCCCAGAACTGATCGAAGAAGACTCCGTGTTCGACGTGCGTGAGTCGCGTTCCTTGCGGAATGGGTTCGAACTCGAACGAGGCGAGCGAGGTGGACATGTGGGCGCCGTCGAGCCACATGTCGTAGGTCGTGACGATTCGGGCGTGCTCGACGATGTTCGTGTACGTGCCTTCGTAACGGGACAGCGGCCCACCATGAAACTTCGCTTCGTCGACGTCGCGACCGCCGACGCGGAAGTCGAACAGCCACTCGCGGCGATCGAACGTGTCACCGTCGCCGAACCACGCCC from Microbacterium sp. zg-B185 includes:
- a CDS encoding oxygenase MpaB family protein, with protein sequence MTDVYPSRSLADAPRADDGYYGPDSVSWRVFSDPGSALGAKNAIFLQMLEAGMMTHFERVSMTTEGPEAMAARFDRTSAYLRDAVFADKAHSDAAAAHVDMLHERSSWTNPETGEVVSAKQPAWQRWTWWTYIWSAVRGYQEFGPGLSVADADRVVVESRLGAQKLFVPGPYFDTFAELDEYIRADLNSKSLTIFAALAGHSLRHPDVKGPVAKWVTRQVLNGVLSLLPPNALLFYALEDRSTKELARGARFTKWIAKLSRKNQTAEQLIAQAIGDSIAKPYQKVRVKKAA
- a CDS encoding carboxymuconolactone decarboxylase family protein, coding for MAARVRSLTPGELTPDQRELYETITGGPRAAGTQHFALTAADGSLRGPFDLMLRSPAVGTAQQELGAAIRYRTRLSDRMRELAILLVAAHADSAFERESHEAIARAIGFTDDELAAIRALDVSGFTAAEGVVGRATVALLAGDLPQDAWDEASAVIGEDGIFELTALVGYYSTLALQLRVFRVG
- the treS gene encoding maltose alpha-D-glucosyltransferase, which codes for MAPDEQQLDDLYTGPIDLAAVNASDGEGPDPETPEISYDEQRYPARPRRLRPRDHLRGSSVRRIRTDPRTANGTNPSYVEWLVRQAMLKDADVLARQLSGQPTMWRNAYARPDARRAIATTDVWFTAYPISLITRPGQSFLAALGDEELWTTFERIGITAVHTGPVKRAGGIDGWVETPSVDGHFDRISTQIDPAFGTDDEFRALCDVADAHGGSIIDDIVPGHTGKGADFRLAEMGYKDYPGIYHMIEIPPEDWSLLPEVPAGADSVNLDPETEHDLAEHGYIIGALQRVIFYTPGVKETNWSATAAVTGPDGVTRRWVYLHYFKQGQPSINWLDPTFAGMRLVIGDALHSLGELGTTALRLDANGFLGVEKSAEGLPAWSEGHPLSHAANHIIAGMVRKVGGFTFQELNLTIEDIRDTGAVGADLSYDFIGRPGYHHALATGQTEFLRLALTTSLRLGVQPVQLVHGLQNHDELTYELVHWASSRSDSSFQFRGREISGGQLAEEVRADLTESLTGTADYNRVFTQNGIACTSASLIAATRGFGHLDDISEDDIPAIRDAHLLLCAANAWQPGVFALSGWDLTGMLTVPAPEVADLIAAGDTRWIERGAHDLLDVDPEATRSAEGMPRARALYGPLPAQLEDPASFASRLAGILRLRREYGIATASQVDIPDVAHAGMLVLVHRIDDGDPHIDAPIQVTVLNFSQVPTEGTVRSERLVPGSDVVDAASGDKVGSVDDLRSFSVSLPAYGAMFLMLRPAEPVSDHPGAE
- a CDS encoding SRPBCC domain-containing protein; its protein translation is MTVERRLAHSGFTLTRDYPVPVATIWGAFSEEERKRAWFGDGDTFDRREWLFDFRVGGRDVDEAKFHGGPLSRYEGTYTNIVEHARIVTTYDMWLDGAHMSTSLASFEFEPIPQGTRLTHVEHGVFFDQFWADGPQREAGMRGILSALAHHLD